The following proteins are co-located in the Anser cygnoides isolate HZ-2024a breed goose chromosome 2, Taihu_goose_T2T_genome, whole genome shotgun sequence genome:
- the LOC106043705 gene encoding uncharacterized protein, whose protein sequence is MCVVMCLAERKADRGPCSTKDLSGCPWCTQQIVGRPPGLGSASPVSGGRMNAAASFRCAPTGPDPLWRYLKEHDPKYEGKKKLKISGRELAAVPDQVFGLDQLQVLEMSPERESCLRHRLELLPRDISRLKNLTLLYMDSNNLKAIPAEIGSLRHLERLTLSNNRLSSLPPEMAALQRLRSLHLANNDLAELPAPLCQLRGLTFLDVSDNKILTIPSSIRHLEKLETLLLLFNSVESLPEDICVLRNLHTLWLGNNRLRALPARFGELVNLDWGCNYCSCNFEGNPLESPPPEVCSRGPEEIRDYFLSLHRAQRE, encoded by the coding sequence ATGTGTGTTGTTATGTGCCTGGCAGAGAGGAAAGCTGACAGAGGGCCTTGTTCGACCAAGGACCTCAGCGGTTGCCCGTGGTGCACGCAACAAATCGTCGGTCGCCCTCCTGGGCTCGGTTCGGCCAGCCCCGTTTCTGGTGGGAGAATGAACGCAGCGGCCTCCTTCAGATGTGCCCCTACGGGTCCTGACCCACTCTGGAGGTACCTTAAAGAGCACGACCCCAAGTACgaagggaagaagaaactgaagatCTCCGGCAGAGAGCTGGCAGCGGTTCCTGACCAGGTCTTCGGCCTGGACCAGCTGCAGGTCCTGGAGATGAGCCCAGAACGAGAGAGCTGCCTGAGGCACCGCCTGGAGCTGCTCCCCCGAGACATCAGCCGCCTGAAGAACCTAACCCTCCTTTACATGGACTCCAACAACCTGAAGGCCATTCCTGCCGAAATCGGCTCTCTGAGGCACTTGGAGAGGCTCACCCTGAGCAACAACCGCCTGAGCTCCCTGCCCCCTGAAATGGCGGCGCTCCAGAGGCTGCGCAGCCTCCACCTGGCCAACAACGACCTGGCCGAACTGCCTGCCCCCCTCTGCCAGCTGAGGGGCCTCACCTTTCTGGACGTGAGCGACAACAAAATCCTCACAATCCCCTCCAGCATCCGGCATCTGGAGAAACTGGAAACGCTGCTGTTGCTCTTCAACTCCGTGGAGAGCCTGCCCGAGGACATCTGTGTTTTAAGGAACCTGCACACGCTGTGGCTGGGAAACAACCGTTTACGGGCCCTTCCGGCAAGATTTGGGGAGCTGGTGAACTTGGACTGGGGATGCAATTACTGCTCGTGCAATTTTGAGGGGAATCCGCTGGAAAGTCCTCCCCCTGAAGTCTGCAGCAGAGGCCCTGAGGAGATCAGAGACTACTTCTTGTCGCTTCATAGGGCGCAGAGAGAATAG